The genomic window AACCAAAAAGGGTAAACTCAGGACCAAAGGGTATAACAGAGAAAAGAAGTATGGCAGGAGCTACCGCCATAACTACCGCTAAGTAATACACTGGCTTGTCCGCATTTTGAGGAATAACGGACTCCTTTGTTAAAAGTTTTATGCCGTCCGCCAAGGGTTGCAAAAGCCCAAAAGGACCTACTAATTTTGGACCCATGCGAGCTTGAATATGTCCTGCCAACTTTCTCTCAAACCACGTAAGATATGCACCTACTCCAAGGAAAACACCAAGAACCACAAGGATTTTAATGAGAGTTATCAAAAGAGAAAGCCACAACTCCATCACACTACCTCCAAAATTTCTGAAAATTTCCACTTAACTCCCTTGTAAACTTCCACCTCTTCCTCAAAGGAGTGGACGCTAATCCTTCTTTCTTCGTCCACCACCAAGACAAGCCTTTTAATGAGGTCTACAAAAACCATCCTGCCTACTCCAAAGTTTATGTAGTCTCTCAACTTTTCCTCAAAGTATTCCATTGAGGTCTCTTCTGCTATCACCTCTACCACAAGGTCTGGCGGCTCGTGTAAAAAGCCCTTTGGAATGTGGCTTAACTTTTCCTTTGAATAGAAGGCTATATCGGAAGCTCTCAAGGTCAACGGCTCTTTCTTTATGAGAAGTCCAAGCTCTCCTGCAAGCACATAGCCCTTCTTAGTGTCTTCAAGAGACCTTATTAACCTTTCTGTTATCTTTGCTACTGCCCTTGAGTGCCAACCTCCTGCTGGAGACATTTCTATTAGCCTCCCTTCTACCACTTCGTATCTGCCTTCCTTTGGCAAATCCTTTAGGTCTTTGTAGGTAAGTAGGTCTTTGGTAGTCATCTATCTGTTTCTCCCACCACTGGGTCAAGGCTTCCCAATAGGGCTATGGCATCTGCAATTGTCCCATCCTGTATGAGCTTTGGGAATATGGAGAGGTTATAGAGAGCTCCCGACCTAATCCTTAGTCTGTAGGGTTTTGAGCCTCCCGTGGAGTATATGTAAAAGCCAAGTTCTCCCCTTGGGTTTTCTCCACTGGAGTATACCTCTCCCGGTGGTGCGGACTCTCCATGCACTACTATACGGAAGTTCTTTACCATGTCCTCAAGGTCCATAAAGACATACTCCTTAGGTGCCATTACCGCTGGATGCTCCTTGTTTACATAAGGTGCGGACTTGGGAAGTTTTTCCAGCTTTGCCACGCACTGCTCTATTATTCTTAGGCTTTGCACCATCTCCTCCATACGCACCAAATACCTGTCGTAGACATCCCCCACCTCACCTACAGGAATATCAAACTCCACCTCATCATAAGCAGCATAGGGTTCAAGTTTCCTTATATCGTAAGGCACCCCAGAACCTCTGGCTACAGGACCAGTAAGACCGTAATTAAATACATCTTCCCTACTTATAACACCAATGTCCTTTGTCCTTCTTAGCCATATGCGATTTCTTGTAAGCAGGTTGTGATACTCCTTAAGCCTGTTGGGAAAGTCTTTTATAAAGGCTTTTACCACCTCCAAAGTGCCTTCCGCAAGGTCGTAGTGAACCCCTCCTATCCTCAAAAAGGCAGAGGTTAGCCTAAAGCCAGCGTTTCCCTCTATAATATCCATTATCTTTTCCCTTTCTCTGAAAGCGTATAGGAAAACAGTCAACGCTCCAAGGTCAAGGGCACCAGTGCCAAGCCACAGCAGATGAGAGTTTATCCTCTGAAGCTCTGCAAACATAGTCCTTATGTAGCGAGCCTTTTCTGGCACTTCCACACCCAGCAATTTTTCCACTGCGGTCACGTAAGAAAGCTCGTTGCAAATGGCGGAAATGTAATCCATACGGTCTGTGTAAGGCAAGAATTGGAAGTAATATACGTTCTCTGCTATCTTTTCCATTCCTCTGTGGAGCTGTCCAAGAATGACGTCTGACTGGACTACTTTTTCGCCATCTAAGTCAAATAAAAACCATATGGTGCCGTGGGTCCCAGGGTGCAGTGGTCCCCAGTTTAGCACAAGCTGTGCCTTCTTTTGAAGCCTTGACTTTTCTGTTCTTTCAAGGTCTTCAAGGGTTGCCACCCTTGTGTGCATAAGCTCATAGTCATGGCTTGGTGGCTCTGTCCTCCCTGCGTATAGCTCAGTTAAAGAGGGAAGCTCCACCTCTGGAATACCCTGTAGAGGAAAATCTTTTCTAAGAGGGAAGTATGGGTAGCCCTCCCACATAAACATCCTTCTGAGGTTTTCATGCCCCTCGTAGGCCACACCGAACATGTCATAAGATTCTCTCTCTGCCCATTTGGCACACTGCCATAGCCCACTAAGAGATGGAAGTTTTCCATCCCTTGCCCAGGTTTTGACTATGACCCTTTCATTAGTATCTGGGTTGTAGAGTATATATATACCTTGAAACCTCTCCTTCTTATCAGGAAAGTCTATACATGTATGGTCTATAAACAGCTTGTAGCCTTCTTTCTCTTTCAGGTGCCTTAGCAGGTCTATGAGCCTTTCTTGCTTGACATGCAGGTTGGTTGTGTGTTTTGTAAACTCTATCTCCACATCCTTAAACTCAAACTTTACTCTGTCCGCTACCGCTTTGTTCATCCAAGGCATTTTTCACCCTCATACAGTTATTTCTCTTGGAACAAGTCCTTGACGCTCTATGTCCTTTTTAAACTCTTCAAAGGCTTTGTCATATTTCTTGACGCCCTTTTCCTTTATCTTTTTCTGAAGTTGTAGGATGCCATAGAGAAGCCCTTGAGGATGCGGAGGACAACCGGGTATATAAACATCCACAGGTATTATTCTATCCATGCCCTGCAGTGTTGAGTAGGTAGGAAAAGGACCACCTGCAGAAGCACAGCCTCCCATGGTTATACACCACTTAGGGTCTGGCATCTGTTCCCAAAGGAGCTTTAGCATGGGTGCTACCTTGTTAACCACAGTGCCAGCCACTATAAGAAGGTCTGCCTGCCTTGGAGAGGCCCTGAATATGACACCAAGCCTATCAAGGTCAAATCTTGAGGCCGCAGCGTGCATCATCTCTATAGCACAACAGGCAAGTCCTATGGTAAGCGGCCACAAGGCATTGCGTCTGCCCCAACTTAGTAGCTCATCCACCGTTGTCAAAACAAAGCCGTTAGAATTAAGCATAGCCATCTCAAACCTCCTTACTTTAAAAGTCTTATTATCTCTAAAATTAAGCCCAAAGCGTCTCTATTAAAGACCGCTACAAGCACTGTGAGAATAATAAGCCATAACTTGATAAGCCTTAGCTCCGCAGTAAACTTTACCTCAAGCACTTTTACTTCAGCTCTAACTTTTTCTACCTCTGCCCTGACTTTTTCTATCTCCGCCTTAGTCTCCGCAATATCTGCCTTTGTTGCAAGCTCTTTAGTTAGTTCCTCCTTTATCTCAGCTTTTAAGATAGGTTTTTGTTCCAATGCCCTTTTTTCTATAGCGTTTAAGGCTTCCTCAATGGCTTTGCCAATTCTCTCTGCTTTTTCCTTTCCAACCTCTTCCTCTATAACCTTGTAAACCTCATAAGGCAAAATAGCCATAGCCTCTTAAAAATTATCCTTTTTGTCTAAAACTGCCACTTGAGAGCCCCCTTCTTCCACTCGTAAGCAAGACCAAGGGTAAGAATAAAGATAAACAGCAATGCCCCCACAAGTCCATAAAGACCTACCTCTTCAAAGACAACTACCCATGGAAAGAGAAAGGCTACCTCAATGTCAAAAAGAATAAGAGAAATACCTAACAGATAATAACCTTGCTTAAAAACTCCTCTTGCCTCTGGGTCATACAGAGGAACACCACACTCGTAGGGATAGCCTTCCATCTTTTCCTTTGTCTTTGGACCAAGTAGGTCATTGAGAAAGCTAAAGGCAAGCCCTATAAACAAGGCGATAAAGAAAAACAGCAAAATGCCTACGTATTCCATGTTTTTATTCTACCATCTTTGCCTTTTTATTTCAAAAGTTTATGATATTAATCAGGCTACTGGATATAGACCCTCCACAAAGCCTTTCCAAACTTCAGGCATCTTATCAAGCTCTTCTTGTGCTATTTTCCTCACAAGCTCTTCAAGGCTTTTGAGGTCTTTCTTGGTTCTTACGCTCACGTCCAAGACCTGAGGTTCGTTTATAGGTTTTCCTATTTGTGAGACTATATAGCAGTAGGCTTCTTCTACTTCTTCCACTTCCTTTACAACTCTTTGGGCTATGAGGTTTGCAACTCTGTTGTATATCTTGCCTATGTGAGAGATTGGGTTTTTACCTGCTGCTGCCTCAAGGCTCATGGGTCTGTAAGGAGTTATCAGACCATTTACCCTATTGCCACGACCCACCTGACCATCGTCTCCTTGCTCTGCGGATGTGCCAGTGACCGTAATGTAAACGGAGTTGTTTTCCTTGCTGTCTGCAGTGTTTATAAAGATGTCCACCTCTTTGGATATGACCGCTTCTACCCTTTCTTTGACCTTTTTGCGTATTTCTTCCTTCTTTTGGAAATAGTCTTGGATGTCCTTTATATACTTACCCACAAAGGCGAGGGCTATAGTAAGCCTAAACTTGTCCCTTATACGCACACCCATAACCTTTATGTCTTCTCCTATCTCTGGATGTTCTTTTTTTATCTCCTCTGAGTTTAAAAACCTTTCCGCTTCAAAGACCGCTCTTTCTAAGCTATCAAGGGGTGCATAACCTACGCCAAAAGAAGTATCGTTTGCCAGTGGCACTTCACCTTTTTTCTGAAATCTTTCAAAAAGCTCCACTAAATCTCTACTTCCAGGCTTTATTTTTGTATGTATAACCACATGCCTTTCCACATCCAAGTTCTTTATGTTTTCCCTTAACCATCTTTTTGCACTTTCTACCGCAAGGTCATGAACGTCAAGCCTTTTGCCATCTTTTTCTAATATTGCTCTACCCACAAGGTATATCTCTATGGGTTCTATAACCTCACCACCGCCAAACTCCGCCCTTGCAACACCACCCACAAGAAGTGCCTTATCCACATTATGATGCATAACCGCACCGTATTCTCTCAAATACCACAAGCACAGTTCTCTTGAAAGGTTTTCCGCAAGGTAGTCGCATATGGTATCTGGATGACCTGTTCCCTTACGCTCTACTATCTCCGCGTCAAGCTCATAGGTAGGTCTAAAGGTCATGGGAGTTATTACTATGTTTGCCACTTGACTACCTCCTTTGAGAATTGCCAACAGAAAAGTATAACATAGTTGGAGTTTAATAGCCCTTTATGATAAGCATTGACAGAGTATTAGAACATGCTTATAATTGAATAAATGACTAAAATCACAAAAGGATGCGAACCATGAAAAGAGCAGTGCTTGCCTTAACCTTTGGAGCCTTGAGCCTTGTGGGGGCAGTCTTTTCTTATGACAAGGAGCTTGCAAAACGTTTCAACGCTATGTTTTCCCAGATGACGCCGGAGGTTCTCAAACAAAGACCCTGCCAAATAACCACTCAACAGCTTCTCCAGATGATACAAAGGGGCGAAGACTTTGTGATACTTGACGTAAGAACTCCTGCAGAGATGGCGGTGGTAGGACCCACTTGGAAAAATACACTTCGTATACCCATGCATGAACTATTCAAAGAAGAAAACCTAAACAAACTTCCAAAGGACAAGAAAATAGTGGTGGTGTGCCACACAGGAGACAGAGCGGCAGCGGTAGTCACTGCACTTAGAGCCTTAGGTTTTGATAAGGCTTTCCAATTCAGGGGTGGTGTGGCAGAGCTTGCAAAGGAGGTGGGAAGAGCTGCAACAGACTACGTAAAGTAAATTCTCTTGGGGGCTATGCCCCCTCTTGAAAAGAGACTATATTTATATCCTATGAAAACCATTTTTAACGAAAATCTCATAAAAAAGTATGACCGTCCTGGTCCAAGATACACAAGCTATCCACCTGCTACAGAGTTTCACGAAGGAGTAAGAGAAGAAGACTACAAAAGAATGCTTCTTCAGAGCAATCTCTCTAAAAGACCCCTTTCTCTGTATTTTCATATACCCTTTTGTGAAAGTGCCTGCTGGTTTTGTGGTTGTAATGTGATAATCTCCCACAGGAAGGATGTTACCAAAAGATACTTGGACTATGT from Hydrogenobacter sp. T-8 includes these protein-coding regions:
- a CDS encoding Uma2 family endonuclease, producing MTTKDLLTYKDLKDLPKEGRYEVVEGRLIEMSPAGGWHSRAVAKITERLIRSLEDTKKGYVLAGELGLLIKKEPLTLRASDIAFYSKEKLSHIPKGFLHEPPDLVVEVIAEETSMEYFEEKLRDYINFGVGRMVFVDLIKRLVLVVDEERRISVHSFEEEVEVYKGVKWKFSEILEVV
- a CDS encoding methionine adenosyltransferase, whose amino-acid sequence is MANIVITPMTFRPTYELDAEIVERKGTGHPDTICDYLAENLSRELCLWYLREYGAVMHHNVDKALLVGGVARAEFGGGEVIEPIEIYLVGRAILEKDGKRLDVHDLAVESAKRWLRENIKNLDVERHVVIHTKIKPGSRDLVELFERFQKKGEVPLANDTSFGVGYAPLDSLERAVFEAERFLNSEEIKKEHPEIGEDIKVMGVRIRDKFRLTIALAFVGKYIKDIQDYFQKKEEIRKKVKERVEAVISKEVDIFINTADSKENNSVYITVTGTSAEQGDDGQVGRGNRVNGLITPYRPMSLEAAAGKNPISHIGKIYNRVANLIAQRVVKEVEEVEEAYCYIVSQIGKPINEPQVLDVSVRTKKDLKSLEELVRKIAQEELDKMPEVWKGFVEGLYPVA
- a CDS encoding NADH-quinone oxidoreductase subunit A, whose amino-acid sequence is MEYVGILLFFFIALFIGLAFSFLNDLLGPKTKEKMEGYPYECGVPLYDPEARGVFKQGYYLLGISLILFDIEVAFLFPWVVVFEEVGLYGLVGALLFIFILTLGLAYEWKKGALKWQF
- a CDS encoding rhodanese-like domain-containing protein, which encodes MRTMKRAVLALTFGALSLVGAVFSYDKELAKRFNAMFSQMTPEVLKQRPCQITTQQLLQMIQRGEDFVILDVRTPAEMAVVGPTWKNTLRIPMHELFKEENLNKLPKDKKIVVVCHTGDRAAAVVTALRALGFDKAFQFRGGVAELAKEVGRAATDYVK
- a CDS encoding NuoB/complex I 20 kDa subunit family protein, with the translated sequence MAMLNSNGFVLTTVDELLSWGRRNALWPLTIGLACCAIEMMHAAASRFDLDRLGVIFRASPRQADLLIVAGTVVNKVAPMLKLLWEQMPDPKWCITMGGCASAGGPFPTYSTLQGMDRIIPVDVYIPGCPPHPQGLLYGILQLQKKIKEKGVKKYDKAFEEFKKDIERQGLVPREITV
- the nuoD gene encoding NADH dehydrogenase (quinone) subunit D, which translates into the protein MPWMNKAVADRVKFEFKDVEIEFTKHTTNLHVKQERLIDLLRHLKEKEGYKLFIDHTCIDFPDKKERFQGIYILYNPDTNERVIVKTWARDGKLPSLSGLWQCAKWAERESYDMFGVAYEGHENLRRMFMWEGYPYFPLRKDFPLQGIPEVELPSLTELYAGRTEPPSHDYELMHTRVATLEDLERTEKSRLQKKAQLVLNWGPLHPGTHGTIWFLFDLDGEKVVQSDVILGQLHRGMEKIAENVYYFQFLPYTDRMDYISAICNELSYVTAVEKLLGVEVPEKARYIRTMFAELQRINSHLLWLGTGALDLGALTVFLYAFREREKIMDIIEGNAGFRLTSAFLRIGGVHYDLAEGTLEVVKAFIKDFPNRLKEYHNLLTRNRIWLRRTKDIGVISREDVFNYGLTGPVARGSGVPYDIRKLEPYAAYDEVEFDIPVGEVGDVYDRYLVRMEEMVQSLRIIEQCVAKLEKLPKSAPYVNKEHPAVMAPKEYVFMDLEDMVKNFRIVVHGESAPPGEVYSSGENPRGELGFYIYSTGGSKPYRLRIRSGALYNLSIFPKLIQDGTIADAIALLGSLDPVVGETDR